Proteins from a genomic interval of Zingiber officinale cultivar Zhangliang chromosome 2A, Zo_v1.1, whole genome shotgun sequence:
- the LOC122044422 gene encoding GDSL esterase/lipase At5g45910-like, with protein MNPSVCKISFLFLIIFSCFDPSYGDHNGFHAIFQFGDSLSDTGNFLIANADSSPNMGHPPYGITFFGHPTGRLSDGRIIVDFIAEAFGLPLLPPFLSGDDQSFSKGASFAVSSATALDVSFFQERGVGVGTNLSLSVQLEWFQRLVPSLCNTTRGCKKYWRKSLFMVGEIGGNDYLGPWVFNMQTEQQVTAYVPTVVEAIKNATEKLIELGAVNLVVPGNPPSGCFASILTLLNGTRAEELEPGTGCLRRANDLIRYHNRLLRRAVEELRKEHPHARIGYADFYTPIIEFAKDPEAFGFSYRPKLNACCGGEGPYHFDVRALCGQPGSSACPEPSAAIDWDGWHATEATYHRIADSWLHGPFADPPILTLRKH; from the exons ATGAATCCTTCCGTCTGCAAgatctccttcctcttcctcatcaTCTTCTCCTGTTTCGATCCCTCCTACGGTGACCACAACGGTTTCCATGCCATATTCCAATTCGGCGACTCCCTCTCCGACACCGGCAACTTCCTCATCGCCAACGCCGATTCCTCCCCGAACATGGGCCATCCTCCCTACGGCATCACCTTCTTCGGCCACCCCACCGGCCGCCTCTCCGACGGCCGCATCATCGTCGACTTCATCG CTGAGGCATTCGGACTTCCTCTGCTTCCGCCATTTCTGTCGGGCGACGACCAGAGCTTTTCGAAGGGCGCAAGCTTCGCCGTCAGCAGCGCCACCGCTCTCGACGTGTCCTTCTTCCAGGAGAGAGGCGTCGGAGTCGGGACTAACTTGTCGCTGAGCGTCCAGCTCGAGTGGTTCCAACGGCTCGTTCCTTCGCTCTGCAACACCACTAGAG GGTGCAAGAAGTACTGGAGAAAATCTCTGTTCATGGTCGGAGAGATCGGCGGAAACGACTACCTGGGCCCGTGGGTGTTCAACATGCAGACCGAGCAGCAGGTGACGGCCTACGTCCCCACCGTCGTCGAGGCCATCAAGAACGCCACGGAG AAATTGATCGAGCTCGGGGCTGTGAATCTGGTGGTGCCGGGGAACCCGCCGTCCGGTTGCTTCGCCAGCATCCTCACGCTGCTGAACGGCACCAGGGCGGAAGAGTTGGAGCCGGGCACGGGATGCTTGAGGAGGGCCAACGACTTGATCAGGTACCACAACCGACTGCTCCGGCGCGCGGTGGAGGAGCTGAGGAAGGAGCACCCCCACGCGAGGATTGGCTACGCGGACTTCTACACGCCCATCATCGAATTCGCCAAGGACCCGGAAGCTTTCG GATTTAGCTACCGGCCGAAGCTGAACGCTTGCTGCGGCGGAGAGGGGCCTTACCACTTCGACGTGCGCGCCCTGTGCGGCCAGCCCGGATCGAGCGCCTGCCCAGAGCCGTCCGCCGCCATCGATTGGGATGGGTGGCACGCTACGGAAGCGACCTACCATCGGATCGCGGATTCTTGGTTGCACGGGCCCTTCGCTGACCCTCCCATCCTGACATTGAGGAAGCATTAA